In Chloracidobacterium sp., the following proteins share a genomic window:
- a CDS encoding serine hydroxymethyltransferase, translated as MTDFFTADLVFVDPMIADAIDNEVRRQTDGLELIASENFVSEAVLQAMGTVFTNKYAEGYPGKRYYGGCEFADVVEQTAIDRAKELFGCDHANVQPHSGAQANMSVLLTALEHGDTILGMNLSHGGHLTHGHPLNFSGINYKVADYGVNRDTEQIDYDELQKIAEESRPKLLICGASAYPRTIDFARIGEIARSVGAKVMADIAHIAGLVATGLHPSPVPHCEFVTTTTHKTLRGPRGGMAMCKEEFAADLNKRVFPGVQGGPLVHIIAAKAVAFGEALEQEFKAYQQQVLANAQALAATLQDAGLRIVSGGTDNHLMMVDVFMDGKGITGKAAEKALDEVHITVNKNTIPFDTQKPFVASGIRLGTPALTTRGMKEDEMRAIGGIIASVIHEPESEDVRTRVRREVLELTAKFPMYPGRANNEAISAV; from the coding sequence ATGACTGACTTTTTTACCGCTGATCTGGTATTCGTCGATCCCATGATCGCCGACGCCATCGACAACGAGGTCCGTCGCCAGACTGACGGCCTTGAGCTGATCGCCTCGGAGAATTTTGTGTCCGAGGCGGTGCTGCAGGCGATGGGGACGGTGTTTACTAATAAGTACGCCGAGGGCTATCCGGGCAAGCGGTATTACGGCGGGTGCGAGTTTGCGGATGTTGTCGAGCAGACGGCGATCGACCGGGCGAAGGAGCTTTTCGGCTGCGATCATGCGAATGTGCAGCCGCACAGCGGGGCTCAGGCCAATATGTCGGTGCTGCTGACGGCGCTTGAGCATGGCGACACGATATTGGGGATGAATCTCTCGCACGGCGGGCATCTGACGCACGGGCACCCGCTGAATTTCTCGGGCATCAATTACAAGGTTGCGGATTATGGCGTAAACCGTGACACCGAGCAGATCGATTACGACGAGCTGCAAAAGATCGCCGAGGAATCGCGGCCAAAGCTGCTGATCTGCGGTGCTTCGGCATATCCGCGAACGATAGATTTTGCACGCATTGGCGAGATCGCACGCTCGGTCGGGGCAAAGGTGATGGCCGACATCGCGCATATCGCCGGGCTTGTCGCCACAGGCCTGCATCCTTCGCCAGTGCCGCATTGTGAGTTTGTGACGACGACGACGCACAAGACGCTCCGCGGCCCGCGCGGTGGGATGGCGATGTGCAAAGAGGAATTCGCCGCCGATCTCAACAAACGCGTCTTCCCCGGCGTTCAGGGCGGGCCGCTGGTGCATATCATCGCGGCTAAGGCAGTGGCATTCGGCGAGGCGTTAGAGCAGGAATTCAAGGCGTATCAACAACAGGTCTTGGCCAACGCTCAGGCCCTCGCTGCAACATTGCAGGATGCTGGACTGCGGATAGTATCGGGCGGCACGGACAACCATCTGATGATGGTGGACGTATTTATGGACGGCAAAGGCATAACGGGCAAGGCCGCCGAAAAGGCACTCGACGAGGTCCACATCACGGTGAACAAGAACACCATTCCCTTTGACACGCAAAAACCCTTCGTCGCCTCCGGCATCCGTTTAGGAACGCCAGCCCTGACGACTCGCGGCATGAAAGAGGACGAGATGCGTGCGATCGGGGGGATTATCGCGTCGGTCATCCATGAGCCTGAGTCGGAAGACGTGCGGACGCGTGTCCGCCGCGAGGTACTTGAACTGACCGCCAAGTTCCCAATGTATCCCGGCCGGGCGAACAACGAGGCGATATCGGCTGTGTGA
- a CDS encoding molybdopterin-dependent oxidoreductase, whose product MKNIDSHSHVRGESVYLDDIPVVHGTLFACVYDSPVAHGKLKSVDTSDAEHSDGVVRVITAKDLIGENQIGGIVPDEPLLADGEVHFAGQPIAIVVAETEELARKAAKKIQVQIEPLEPVIDPRVAAVNERFIVPPKKFVLGDTAAAFRDCAHVFEGRTEQNGQEHLYIETQGAYAVPTEQSGIRVYSSTQGPTAVQRAVCRVTGLPMHKVEVDVQRLGGGFGGKEDQANAWAGIVAVAAQLTGKPVKYALHRMEDMRMTGKRHPYSSDYKIGLDKNLKIVAYEATFFQNAGAACDLSPPVLERTLFHCTNSYYIPNVTATAYCCRTNLPPNTAFRGFGGPQGMFVIESAIAHAADKLGVSATEIQRRNLLVDGDEFPYGQLAESEAVTSWTQADEKYDLARLQKEADDFNAGSKYFKKAVATMPVCFGISFTKTPMNQARSLVHVYTDGSVAVSTGAVEMGQGVNTKMAQVAAKMFGLEIDAVKVQTTNTLRIANTSPTAASAAADLNGKATQLACEVIRGRLFEVAKDLVEAASVDDLSLQDGFVYRNGDKTSLAWQSLVMEAHLQRVNLSEHSHYATPGIGFDWATAKGHPFAYHVYGTAFIGVTVDCLRGRYEVDYVKCCHDFGSSMNTAVDLGQIEGGIVQGIGWVTMEEVVYDADGRLRSNALSTYKVPDIYSVPKEIAVEPLATKRSNLAIFNSKAVGEPPLMYALGAYFAIRNAIKAFTDCSPSFDLPFTPEKVLMNLYGHKA is encoded by the coding sequence TGTTCGTGTCATCACGGCTAAAGATTTGATCGGCGAGAACCAGATCGGCGGCATCGTGCCGGACGAACCACTCCTGGCTGACGGCGAAGTGCATTTTGCGGGGCAGCCGATAGCAATTGTAGTTGCGGAGACAGAAGAACTTGCCCGCAAAGCCGCAAAGAAGATCCAAGTTCAGATTGAGCCGTTAGAACCTGTGATCGACCCTCGGGTTGCTGCGGTCAATGAGAGATTTATCGTTCCGCCGAAGAAGTTCGTGCTCGGCGACACGGCGGCAGCATTCAGAGACTGTGCTCACGTTTTCGAGGGACGAACCGAGCAGAACGGACAGGAACATCTTTACATCGAGACGCAGGGCGCGTATGCCGTGCCGACCGAGCAGAGCGGCATCCGCGTTTATTCATCGACGCAAGGACCGACGGCAGTTCAGCGTGCCGTTTGTCGTGTCACGGGTTTGCCGATGCACAAGGTCGAGGTCGATGTGCAGCGCCTTGGTGGCGGTTTTGGCGGCAAGGAAGATCAGGCGAATGCGTGGGCAGGCATTGTTGCCGTCGCGGCTCAATTGACTGGCAAGCCCGTAAAATACGCTCTCCACCGAATGGAAGACATGCGGATGACCGGAAAACGGCATCCGTATTCGAGCGACTACAAGATCGGGCTCGACAAAAATTTGAAGATCGTTGCGTATGAAGCGACATTTTTTCAGAACGCCGGCGCCGCGTGCGATCTATCGCCGCCAGTGCTCGAACGAACGCTGTTTCACTGTACAAATTCGTATTACATCCCGAACGTCACTGCGACCGCGTATTGCTGCCGCACAAATCTGCCGCCGAACACGGCGTTTCGCGGCTTTGGCGGCCCGCAGGGAATGTTTGTGATCGAATCGGCGATCGCTCACGCAGCCGACAAACTCGGCGTAAGCGCGACGGAGATACAGCGGCGTAATCTCTTGGTCGATGGCGACGAATTCCCATATGGACAGCTTGCCGAGAGCGAAGCCGTGACCAGTTGGACACAGGCCGACGAAAAGTATGATCTCGCGAGGCTGCAAAAAGAAGCCGATGATTTCAACGCTGGCTCGAAATACTTCAAGAAAGCCGTCGCGACAATGCCCGTGTGCTTTGGCATCTCATTCACCAAGACGCCGATGAACCAGGCCCGCTCGCTCGTGCATGTTTACACGGACGGCTCGGTTGCGGTCTCGACGGGCGCGGTCGAGATGGGACAGGGCGTGAATACAAAAATGGCGCAGGTCGCGGCAAAGATGTTCGGGCTTGAGATTGACGCGGTCAAAGTCCAGACGACGAACACGTTGCGGATCGCCAATACCTCGCCTACCGCGGCATCCGCAGCGGCCGACCTGAACGGCAAAGCGACGCAGCTCGCGTGTGAGGTGATCCGTGGCAGACTGTTTGAGGTCGCAAAAGACCTCGTTGAGGCGGCGAGTGTCGATGACCTGTCATTGCAAGATGGCTTTGTTTACCGCAACGGCGACAAGACCTCGCTCGCTTGGCAATCGCTCGTAATGGAAGCTCATCTCCAACGTGTAAATCTAAGCGAACATTCACATTACGCGACGCCGGGCATCGGGTTTGACTGGGCAACGGCGAAAGGACATCCGTTCGCATATCACGTTTATGGGACCGCCTTTATCGGCGTAACGGTCGATTGTTTGCGGGGCCGTTATGAGGTCGATTATGTGAAGTGCTGTCACGATTTTGGCTCGTCCATGAACACGGCGGTCGATCTCGGCCAGATCGAAGGCGGCATCGTCCAGGGCATCGGCTGGGTGACGATGGAAGAGGTCGTCTATGATGCCGACGGCCGTCTGAGGTCAAATGCCCTTTCCACCTACAAGGTGCCGGACATCTACAGCGTCCCCAAAGAGATCGCCGTCGAGCCGCTCGCGACGAAGCGTTCAAACCTCGCCATATTCAACTCAAAAGCCGTCGGCGAACCGCCGCTGATGTACGCTCTTGGGGCCTATTTCGCGATCCGCAATGCGATAAAGGCGTTCACCGACTGTTCGCCGTCATTCGACCTGCCGTTCACGCCGGAAAAGGTGTTAATGAATTTATACGGACACAAGGCGTAA